One genomic segment of Acomys russatus chromosome 6, mAcoRus1.1, whole genome shotgun sequence includes these proteins:
- the LOC127191069 gene encoding olfactory receptor 10C1-like isoform X2, whose amino-acid sequence MSVNCSLWQENSLSVKRFAFTKFSEVPGECFLLFTLILLMFLVSLKGNALIALAICTSPSLHTPMYFFLANLSLLEMGYTCSVIPKMLQSLVTEARGISREGCATQMFFFTFFAITECCLLAAMAFDRYIAICSPLHYATQMSRGVCAHLAIVSWGIGCIVGLGQTNFIFSLDFCGPCEIDHFFCDLPPVLALACGNTYHNEVAVFVVAVLCISSPFLLIISSYVRILVAVLVMPSPEGRHKALSTCSSHLLVVTLFYGSGSITYLRPKSSHSPGMDKLLALFYTAVTSMLNPIIYSLRNKEVKAALRRTLGLREVLTINR is encoded by the coding sequence ATGAGTGTCAACTGCTCTCTGTGGCAGGAAAACAGCTTGTCTGTCAAACGCTTTGCATTTACCAAGTTCTCTGAGGTCCCTGGAGAATGCTTCCTCCTGTTCACCCTCATCCTCCTCATGTTCTTAGTGTCCCTGAAAGGAAATGCACTCATAGCCCTTGCTATCTGCACCAGTCCATCCCTgcacacccccatgtacttcttcctagCCAACTTGTCTCTTCTGGAGATGGGCTACACTTGCTCTGTCATACCCAAGATGCTGCAAAGCCTTGTGACTGAGGCCCGGGGGATCTCTCGGGAGGGTTGTGCCACACAGATGTTTTTCTTCACGTTCTTTGCTATAACCGAGTGTTGCCTATTGGCAGCCATGGCCTTTGACCGCTATATAGCCATATGCTCCCCACTACACTATGCAACACAAATGAGTCGTGGAGTATGTGCCCATTTGGCAATTGTTTCATGGGGAATAGGATGCATAGTGGGGTTGGGACAgaccaattttattttctctctggacTTCTGTGGACCCTGTGAAATAGATCATTTCTTTTGTGACCTTCCTCCTGTCCTGGCACTCGCCTGTGGAAATACATACCATAATGAGGTTGCAGTATTTGTAGTAGCAGTCCTCTGCATATCCAGCCCATTTTTACTGATCATTTCTTCCTATGTCAGAATTCTGGTTGCAGTGTTGGTGATGCCTTCACCTGAGGGGCGCCATAAAGCTCTCTCCACCTGTTCCTCTCACCTACTTGTAGTTACACTCTTCTATGGCTCAGGATCTATCACCTACTTGAGGCCCAAGTCTAGCCACTCACCAGGAATGGACAAACTCTTGGCCCTCTTCTATACAGCAGTGACATCCATGCTGAACCCCATCATCTATAGTTTACGGAACAAGGAAGTAAAAGCAGCACTGCGAAGAACTCTGGGACTGAGAGAAGTTCTGACAATCAACAGGTAA
- the LOC127191069 gene encoding olfactory receptor 10A5-like isoform X1, which yields MSVNCSLWQENSLSVKRFAFTKFSEVPGECFLLFTLILLMFLVSLKGNALIALAICTSPSLHTPMYFFLANLSLLEMGYTCSVIPKMLQSLVTEARGISREGCATQMFFFTFFAITEFTLFYGSGSITYLRPKSSHSPGMDKLLALFYTAVTSMLNPIIYSLRNKEVKAALRRTLGLREVLTINR from the exons ATGAGTGTCAACTGCTCTCTGTGGCAGGAAAACAGCTTGTCTGTCAAACGCTTTGCATTTACCAAGTTCTCTGAGGTCCCTGGAGAATGCTTCCTCCTGTTCACCCTCATCCTCCTCATGTTCTTAGTGTCCCTGAAAGGAAATGCACTCATAGCCCTTGCTATCTGCACCAGTCCATCCCTgcacacccccatgtacttcttcctagCCAACTTGTCTCTTCTGGAGATGGGCTACACTTGCTCTGTCATACCCAAGATGCTGCAAAGCCTTGTGACTGAGGCCCGGGGGATCTCTCGGGAGGGTTGTGCCACACAGATGTTTTTCTTCACGTTCTTTGCTATAACCGAGT TTACACTCTTCTATGGCTCAGGATCTATCACCTACTTGAGGCCCAAGTCTAGCCACTCACCAGGAATGGACAAACTCTTGGCCCTCTTCTATACAGCAGTGACATCCATGCTGAACCCCATCATCTATAGTTTACGGAACAAGGAAGTAAAAGCAGCACTGCGAAGAACTCTGGGACTGAGAGAAGTTCTGACAATCAACAGGTAA
- the LOC127191070 gene encoding olfactory receptor 11-like, protein MTVINESHPEEFILLGFADCPWLELPLFITLLVTYPTAMMGNMAIILVSTLDPRLHSPMYFFLTNLSFLDMCYTTSIVPQMLTNLGGSTKAISYMRCVVQLYFFHTMGGTECVLLALMSFDRYVAICRPLHYTLIMNQRTCLLLVTTVWLIGISYAVSEATVTLQLPLCGHNKLDHLVCEIPVLIKTACGEKGTNELVLSIVCIFLLALPLCLILASYASIGHAVLKMKSPEGRKKALGTCSSHLIVVLLFYGPAISMYLQPPSSITKDQPKFMALFYGVVTPTLNPFIYTLRNKDVKGALGNIFRNIFVSK, encoded by the coding sequence ATGACAGTGATCAATGAAAGCCACCCAGAAGAGTTCATTCTCCTTGGTTTTGCGGACTGTCCTTGGCTGGAACTCCCTCTCTTCATTACTCTTCTGGTAACATACCCCACAGCCATGATGGGAAACATGGCCATCATTCTGGTGTCCACCTTAGACCCCCGTCTCCACAGccccatgtatttcttcctcaCCAACCTCTCCTTCCTGGATATGTGCTACACCACAAGCATTGTGCCTCAGATGCTAACTAACCTAGGGGGCTCCACGAAGGCCATCAGCTACATGCGGTGTGTAGTGCAGCTTTATTTCTTCCATACAATGGGGGGTACAGAGTGTGTCCTCCTAGCTCTTATGTCCTTtgatcgctatgtggccatctgcagaCCTCTGCACTACACCCTCATCATGAATCAGCGTACCTGTCTCCTATTAGTGACCACTGTGTGGCTGATAGGAATTTCCTATGCTGTCTCAGAGGCCACAGTGACACTGCAATTGCCACTGTGTGGCCACAATAAACTGGACCACTTGGTGTGTGAGATTCCAGTTCTGATAAAAACTGCCTGTGGTGAAAAAGGCACTAATGAGCTTGTTCTGTCTATtgtatgcatttttcttttagctCTTCCCCTGTGTTTAATTCTTGCCTCCTATGCTAGTATAGGACATGCTGTTCTTAAAATGAAATctccagagggaaggaaaaaggccCTTGGGACATGTTCCTCTCACCTCATTGTAGTTCTCTTGTTCTATGGCCCAGCTATTAGCATGTatctccagcctccctcctctATTACAAAAGACCAACCAAAGTTCATGGCTCTCTTCTATGGAGTAGTGACTCCTACTCTGAACCCCTTCATCTATACCCTGAGGAATAAGGATGTAAAGGGAGCATTAGGTAACATAttcagaaacatttttgtttcaaAGTGA
- the LOC127191071 gene encoding olfactory receptor 2G3-like yields the protein MTINKSSGGDFILVGFSDQPQLEKILFVVVLISYLLTLVGNTAIILVSCVDSMLQTPMYYFLTNLSFVDICFSTSIVPQLLWNLRGPAKTITPTGCAIQLYVSLALGSTECVLLAVMAFDRYAAVCRPLHYATVMHPRLCQSLAGMAWLSGVGNTLIQGTITLRLPRCGNHRIYHFICEVPAMIRLACVDIHANEVQLFMASLVLLLLPMSLILVSYGYIAQALMRLRSALTWGKALSTCGSHLLVVILFYGTSTAVYIQPNSSYAHSQGKFITLLYTVVIPTLNPLIYTLRNKDVKGALKRLVSKDNSTGKKIPVR from the coding sequence ATGACAATTAACAAGAGCTCAGGTGGTGATTTCATCCTGGTGGGCTTCTCTGATCAGCCACAGCTTGAAAAGATCCTCTTTGTGGTGGTGCTGATCTCCTACCTCCTGACACTGGTAGGCAACACAGCGATCATCCTTGTTTCCTGTGTGGATTCCATGCTCCAAACACCCATGTACTATTTCCTTACAAACCTCTCTTTCGTTGATATCTGCTTTTCCACCAGCATTGTTCCTCAGCTGCTGTGGAACCTCCGTGGTCCAGCCAAGACAATTACTCCCACAGGCTGTGCTATTCAGCTCTATGTGTCTCTGGCTCTGGGATCCACTGAGTGTGTCCTCCTCGCAGTGATGGCATTTGATCGCTATGCTGCTGTTTGCCGGCCACTCCATTATGCCACAGTTATGCATCCGCGGCTCTGCCAGTCTCTTGCAGGGATGGCATGGCTGAGTGGAGTGGGCAACACACTGATTCAGGGCACCATCACCCTCCGCCTGCCTCGCTGTGGGAACCACAGGATTTATCACTTCATCTGTGAAGTTCCTGCCatgatcaggttggcctgtgtcGACATTCATGCCAACGAAGTTCAGCTATTCATGGCTTCCTTGgtgctccttctccttcccatgtCGCTCATCTTAGTATCATATGGGTACATTGCCCAAGCACTGATGAGGTTAAGGTCAGCTCTAACGTGGGGTAAAGCTCTTAGTACCTGCGGATCCCATCTGCTGGTGGTAATACTATTTTATGGCACAAGCACCGCTGTGTATATCCAGCCTAACAGCTCCTACGCACACAGTCAGGGGAAGTTTATCACGCTTTTGTATACTGTGGTTATTCCTACTCTAAACCCCCTCATTTACACCTTAAGAAACAAGGATGTAAAGGGGGCTTTGAAGAGGTTAGTGAGTAAAGATAACAGCACCggaaaaaaaattcctgtgaGGTAG